The Oryzihumus leptocrescens sequence TGGTCGCCCGGGTGCGAGTACAGGTCGACAACCCGGATTCACGGTGGGCCTCCTGGGCGGCCACGATTCAGGCGGACACCCTCGTCGTGGGGGGTGGTCCGTCCAGCTGCGTGCCACAGGAGCACGTCGGTGAGATGGCCGGGACGATCCCCGGCGCGCAGCTGGTGACGATCGCCGGCGGGCACACGGTCCACGAGTCGCGGCCGGAGCACTTCTCGGTCGAGGTGATCGCGCACCTGACGGCGGAGGCCAGGTAGGCGGGGTGGCGACCGCCGGGCTCATCCGATGACGAGGGTTGCCTCGTCCGCGTCGTCGGCATACCCGGGTCCCCCACGGCTTGGTTCGGTGTGGTGGGTGGCGCGGGGCGGCATACGGGGTGTTGTCATCAGAACCCGAGGTCGCCGCGCATGCTGCTGGCTGAGGTCGCGTTGCCCAGCCGTGCCAGGCCGAGCATGTCCTCGGTCGTGGCCAGCTGGCTGTAGTGGGAGTAGAACGTGCCCGATCGCGTGCCCGGGACGATGCTCGGCGCGATGACGATGGTGGCGACGTGGCAGGACGCGTCGGTGGCCGCGTTGGTGGGGTCAAGGCAGTTCTCGCCCTGGTAGTTCGCGGTGGTGCTCTTCGGGCCGTTGCCCTCGTCCCAGGTGAGGAAGATGGCCGTGCGGCCAGCCGCGTAGGTCGGGCTGTTGACGATCTTGGAGATCTCGGCGTTGAGCCAAGTGTCCCCGTTCGTCAGGGCGGAGGCGACGGGGTTGTTGTGCATGTTGTGGGCGTTGTCGGCGCCGATGAAGGCAAAGGTCGGCAACGCGTTGTTGCTGAGGTCTGTGTCGAGCTGGGTCTCGGGGACGTCCCAGGAGGGGCAGTCGGCCTTGGTGTCGGTGAACCACACTGGCGGGTTGTGCACCTTGGAGTAGTTGCCGGAATTGGTGCGGAAGCAGTTCGCCGGCATGGACTGCAGGTAGGCCCGCCAGGTCTTACCGCGGGCCCGGAGCTGGCCGAAGATCGTGGGTGGGGTGCCCTTGACCAGACCGCCAGAGCTCATCGCGATGTAGTCCCCGAGCGAGTTGTGGGTCTCGGGGTGGAAGTTCGTCGCGAGCCCGCAGCCAGGGATCAGCGTCTGGTTGATGAAAGGCGCGTACTTCGACCCGACGACCGTGTTGTAGTTCTTGTCCTCGTCGACGATCCAGATCACGTGGTCATACACCGCCGGAGCCGTTGCGGCTGTGCCGCAGGGCTGCGGCGCGGCTGCCGCGGCGGGAGCGACGGCGCCTGAGGCTGCGCTGAGACCGAGCAGCAGGGCGAATACCGGCATGGCAGACGTACGCAGCATGAAGACCCCCGATGAACAAGAAGCGTAGATGTGACGGTCGCCTGCCCCGCCCGCCCAGGATGTGGGATGCCCCAGGCCCGGCACGAGATTAGGACCAACCCCGGCGCCCACACCTGCGACCAAAAACGCGGGGCGCGCTACGTCTCCTGATGGTCGACGGATACCCGCGTGCCGGCGTTGGCGCGCTGCCCAACGGACCGATGCACCGGGCCGTCAGCTGGCCGGCTGCGGAACCAGGGCAAGGTTGGCTGCGCTGTGCGGGCTCATCCGTCTCTCAGCGGTGCAGGTTCCTGATGAAGTCGGCGGCTGCGATGTCCCCGCGCTCCTGCACCCGGGCTGCGACGAGCCACATCGCCTGCTCCGCGTCCAGCGCCTCGATGTCGCTGACGGTTACCTCGCCCTTGGCCAAGGCGAGCACGATCGGGTTGAGAAATGCCAGCTCGGCCTCGTCGCGCTGCCTGAGTGCCTGCCGGATTCGGCTCGGAAGGTCCATTGTCGTGGCGGTGGGCTCAGCGCCACTGCCGCGGTCGTCGGAGGCCATGGCCGTCGGGTTCACGCAGCCAACCGTGGACCTCCTGGGTGAGCGCCCTTCGACGGCAGGATGAACGAGACCCAGCGCATAGGTGTTCGTTGTCGGCGCTCGCGGCCCCGTGCCATGCATCGGCATCGGTCGGTCCGAATTCGGGTGGTTCGGCGACGCCGTTCACGACCCGTCAGCGGTCCAGGGGGCGCCGCGAGACCCCCGGGCACGACTGGTCCCAGGCTTTACACGGGGCTCATCCGTGGTTCACACGCCCCCGGCAGGCTCGGGTCATGACTCGCCAGCTCGTGCCCATCACATCGGCTTGGCCATGCGACCGCCTGGTGCACCTGGCCTCCGAGCGGGACATCCCTGCCATCGAGGCCCTGCATCAGCGGTGTTCCACGGAGGCGCTCACCGGCCGATACCTTGGTTTCCCGCCCCCACGCGCGATCGAAACGCTGCTGCGCAAGACAGAGACCTACGTCGTCCCCGGTGACGACGAGATCCTGGCCATGGGCAATCTGGCCCTGCGCCATGACGGTGATGCGAGGTGGGCCGAGGTTGCCGTCCTGGTTCGAGACGATCACCAGCGCCACGGTCACGGCACGGACCTCATCCGGGCCATGGCCGGGGCCGCGAAGGGACGTGGGGCTCGCGAGCTCGCGACCATCACCCGGCCGGGAAGCGAGTTGGCGGCCCGGGTGATGAGCCGGTCCCTGGGACCCGTGTCCGTCAGGATCGAAGACGGTCTGGCGACCGTCACCTGCAGCCTCTACGGAACCCGCTCCCTCGTAGCGGTCGAGTCCGGCTGAGGGCACGCGCCCTCGGCTGAGCTGCCTCTACGTAAGCGCCTGACGCAGCGTGGCGTGTCTGTGGGATAGCGCCAGATGAGCTTCCTCGTCACGGCGGGTTCGCCGCGGCTAGAGCATGTGGCCTGTCGGGGAGCGTGAGCTGGTGACGCCGGTCAAGGACACGTGCAGATGTCTCTCCTCGGGTTGCCTGCGGGCGATGGCCACACCCATTTGCTCGATGAGCAGGTTCACGGCCGCCTGCTGGGGCGCGACGTGAGGCCACATTGCCGATGCCGAGGCCTCTCGTGCCCAGATTCCTCCGGCAATGAGGGCTCGGTTGATGCGTATCTGGATGCCGCCTTCCAGGAGTGCCCCGAGCCACGACTCCAGGTAGATCAATCCGTTCAGGTCATCGACGTGCGCGTCTGGTGCACAGACGTCGGGCTGGTACGGAAGAGCGTGTACGGCTGGTCGATCAAGGTTGCGCTGTTCATCGGAGGGGACGGTAGGGGTGAGGCGTTAACGGGAGGTGACCTGCGCGAGCCCGGAAGCCGGTCGGCATGGAACGGCGGATCCGTGGCGATGGTTCGCGCTGGTCAGGCCCGGCATTCACATCGGCGTTGCCTGCCGATCACTGTGGGGGTCGAGGGTGAGGCGCCCGTTCAGAGATGGCGTGTTGGAGGCTGGAGTGAGCATGGAGCTGGACCTGGGGGTATCGACGGATCTGCCGACCCGGCTTCGTCGGGCGATCGCCCACAACGATGCCCAGGAACTGGAGATCCTCAACCCGATCATCCGGGGGCTCACGCAGGGAGTGATCCGGTTGAGCGAGATCGAGGCGCTGGACGCCGAGGTGGCCCGACGGCTGGTCTTCGCGCGGGAGAAAGCCCGCGCCGCCAAGCGGCCTAGGGGTTGAACTCGACTCGCGTCCACGGCACGGAGCCGAGCCAGTCGGGGCGGTCGAGCGCCCAGCCCGCCACGAGGTGGTGGGCGGACTCGATGTCGCCGACCACGGTGTGGAAATGCCTCTCGGGGCTGCCCGCGCGGTGCTCGACCTCCCAGCCCGGATCGGCCTCGGTGCGCAGCACCTGCACGTACGTCTGGCCCGAGCGGTCGTCGAGTCGTTCAACGATCAGGCAGCTGCCCTCGCCGGCGTCGATGTCCTCCAGGAGCCCGAGCAGCTCAGTGTCCGAGGGGTCGTCCAGCACGGCCCCGCGATCGGTGGCGGCCCGCAGCCGCCCTTCAACGGCCCGGTATGCCGTGGGGTCGGGGTGGCCTCCGGCCGGCATGGCGTTGGTCAGCCCGCCGAGGAGGCTGCCGAAGCGACTCCGCTGGCGTCAGCCCTGCCCGGCACGGCCCCACCTGGTGTGA is a genomic window containing:
- a CDS encoding GNAT family N-acetyltransferase gives rise to the protein MTRQLVPITSAWPCDRLVHLASERDIPAIEALHQRCSTEALTGRYLGFPPPRAIETLLRKTETYVVPGDDEILAMGNLALRHDGDARWAEVAVLVRDDHQRHGHGTDLIRAMAGAAKGRGARELATITRPGSELAARVMSRSLGPVSVRIEDGLATVTCSLYGTRSLVAVESG
- a CDS encoding alkaline phosphatase family protein, producing the protein MPVFALLLGLSAASGAVAPAAAAAPQPCGTAATAPAVYDHVIWIVDEDKNYNTVVGSKYAPFINQTLIPGCGLATNFHPETHNSLGDYIAMSSGGLVKGTPPTIFGQLRARGKTWRAYLQSMPANCFRTNSGNYSKVHNPPVWFTDTKADCPSWDVPETQLDTDLSNNALPTFAFIGADNAHNMHNNPVASALTNGDTWLNAEISKIVNSPTYAAGRTAIFLTWDEGNGPKSTTANYQGENCLDPTNAATDASCHVATIVIAPSIVPGTRSGTFYSHYSQLATTEDMLGLARLGNATSASSMRGDLGF